In the genome of Felis catus isolate Fca126 chromosome E1, F.catus_Fca126_mat1.0, whole genome shotgun sequence, the window CCTGGCCTCTCCTGGGTCTCTCCCATTCATGCATAGCTCCCCAGTTCACCAAGGATGTGTGGAGAGTGTAGGTCAGCTTTTCTATGGTTTTCTCACTTTGGGGCCCTTTCTGTCCTATTTTCTGGCTGGTCTGCGGCTTACCTCACCTTGGACCGGAAGCTTGGGTTGGTAAGGCTGCAGGTGTTTGTCATTCATTTCCCAACTGAACCCACTACTTTTAGCCAGCAAAAGTAAAAACCTAGATTTTAGGGTTTTGCAGCCGGTCCCACATTGGTAAGGCCACCATTTTTGCCAACTGAGCTGGGAGGGTGAACGGCTGGGAGCAGCCtccagcagtttttaaaaaaatgatgcctCTCATTTTATTGTCTGCCTTTGGTGGATTTCCAGCACCCTGACGCGGTTGTTATTGACCATTTTCCCtaatacacacgcacacgcatgcacgcgcatatttggttggttggttggttggttggttggttgtttttacAGAGAGGAATTGACTACCTCTTTATATAGGACTGTGCTCACCTTCTCATTCTTTACTGTCTTTTCAGGTGAAGAAAGTGAGTCTCAAAGAATGAAGCGATTCGCCCTAGGTCACGCAGCTGTGACGTAGGGGAGCTAGAATTACACTGTGGGGCtctatttgtaaatttaaaaaggcacTTTTAAGAAGTATGGCTGACATACAATAATATATACTCATTGAAACCATACACCCTGACAGGTTTTGACGTATGCGTATGCACATTAACGCCATCAAGATAGTGAACATCTCATTGTATGTTTCTTTatactctttcttcccttcccacatctctaggcaaccactgatttacTTTCACGCTAGTTTGCATTTCCTAGAATTGCATGTTGGTGTAACCacacagaatatactttcttttgtctatcttttttcactcagcataatttatCCATATATATCAGCAGTTTGTTTCTTCTTATTGTGaaatagtattccatcgtatggaCAGGCGAGGGTTCGGctatttatctgttgatggatgtTTGTATTATGTCCAGGTTTGggttattacaaataaatctgcagacatttgtgtacaagtcttcaTGCACACACATAGACGTGTGGTTTCATTGCTCTTGGGTTATATTTAGGAGCGGTATAGCTGGGTCATACGGAAGGTGAACGTTCAAcatataaaataagttttaatttggaataattttagatttactgaCGTTTCAAAGATAGCACAGACAGTTTAGTTTCCGTTATTATTAGCATCTTACATCCCTATCATGCATTTGTCAAAGTGAAGAAACTGACACTGATACGTGACTATTAATTAAGCTCCAGACTTTTTCACATTTCAGCCCATTTCCCAGTTACACTAtctttctgtttcaggatccaGTTCAGGGCACCACATTGCATCTAGTTGTCAAGTCTCCCCAGTCTCTTCTGGTCTGTTACAGTTTCCAAGCGGTTCCCTTCTCTTCATGACCTTGGCAGTCTGGAAAAATACTGGCCAGTTATCCTGTGGAATGGGATAACAAGTCCTTCCATCTGGATTGCTGACGTTTCCTCCTCATGATAGAACTGGGTGTATGAGCTTTGGGAACAACCACCGCAGAAGTGAGGTGCCCTTCTCATCATATCCGGGGTATGTAACATTCACACATCTCTGGTGATGGTCActatcacttggttaaggtggtgttTACAAGGTTTCTCCCCACtttcaaaggggcagagagatttaGTTCTCCCTCCCGTAGCAAGGAGTAGctacatatattatttggaattcttctgtaaggaagaCATGTATCTTCTCTCGTttctttattcagtcatttatttatagcAGTATAGAGTCATGTATATTTATCTTGCACTTGGGTTATAAAAActactgcaaatatttattttgtttctccatttgctCCAGTTTTGGCCACTGGAGTCTCTTTTAGGCTACTCCTGTGTCTTTTGTTCCTGCTGCCATGTCCACATGCTCAATTTCTCGTACAAGATGCCGAAAATACATCTACAGTCTCCGTGCCCAACACCCAGAATCTGTTATTTCTTCGAGAATGGTGTTTGGAAACTAAGATCTGGGACCTAGCATGCTCATTATTGCCGGGGTGTCACTGCTTCTGGGCCTCTTGGGGGACTGAGGTATGTGAGGTATGTCAAAACTGACGTAGTACGTATTTTACTATAAATAGTAAGCTAACCATGAGTTCACTGTGGTGTCTCTGACCCCAATCCGGTACCAGAGGGATCATTCAAGCCTTCTCCGGTGCTTATCTCTTACCCCATCCAACAGAGAGAACCCTGGCTCCCACTATCCGCCAACCAACGACTAACGCACTCAACCCCAGTGCGCGTGTATGCAGTTCCCCGCCTTGGGAAATAAAGGTACCACCCAGAGTACAGTGTTGATGGGCAGCTGCTGTTGTGTTTAGCCTTGTGGTTTCCAGTTAAAACGTGGTTTCCCAAAGTTACTTAGATCAGCTCCTTTCCCCCCATCTGGGGAGTCTGTTTTTTAATGGATGGAAGTCATGAAGACCATCCGCTGGTTACGAGGAGGAGACTGTGGAGTTATTTCCTTTCAAAGACCATAGACAGACTTAAATTAACCGTGGAAATTCCTGACCAggattcaagaaagaaaaaatagaaaaaagaaaacttagcccttctctcttttctctccctgtgaAAGTAACAGCCCCTCCTAAGTGATACAGTGGGTCCAGGGCTTGCTAAGACAGGACCGAGGCCTTCTTACGTTTTCACCATGCTTATGCTTAAAGCAGAACGAACAGGCATCTCCAAATAACAAGTTTATATTGGGAAATTCTGTAGAAACAAGGGGCTTAAGACTGGCTTTGGGGCCATCCCCATCACACCACTGTCTCTGACActttgagttcaaaccctgccaCCAGCTTAAGCATTCCTTATTTGACACTCTCAGTGTTTTTCCAGAcccttctcccagccctgcctaGCTGCGCCcctaaagcaaaaggaaaggtTTGAACTGAGCGGTCACGGCTGCTCTATTGCCCCTCAAAAGGAGGAGGACCTGGATTGTTGCAGGCTCTGCGGGGAGCGGGTGGTATCGGGGCGCCTGCGGGGCGCATGCACTTGGCCAGAGGGCGCGCAGACGCGGTGGGGCCGCGAGTAAGCCCAGAGAGGCGGTGTGCAGCCAGGCTGTGGGTGCGCAGGCGTGGTGGGACGTGTGGGAGGGgccatgggggggtggggcgcacGGGGCCTGCGGGTGCACAGGCACAGTGGGCTGTGGCTGGAGGGCGGTCGCACGTGGCACGTGCCTGGGGTTGCTCAGGCGAGGTTGGCCGGGGGTGGCTGTACAGGGCCGGGGCGCGCAGGCGTAGTGGGTGgtgtgtatgggggagggggtcGGGCGCACGTGGCCGGCCGCGGCGCAGGCGTGATgggcagtgggggggtggggggtggggcgctgAGTGCACGTGGCTAGAGGTGCGCAGGCGCAGTGGGTGGGGAGGTGCGGGCGCACGTGGCCGGGGGCGCGCGCGCAGGCGCCGTGGGCGGCGGGGCGGGTCGAGGCGGCATGGAGCGGTTACGTTGGCGGGTGGCGGCTGTGGCAACCTTGGGTCTCGCGCTGGCTCTGGAGGCGCTGCCCTCCGTGCTGCACTGGCTGCGGGCCTGGCGACGGCGAGGGTGGCGGAGTTCTCTGCGGCGCGAGGTGCTCTTCTTCCCGTCGCAGGTGACCTGCACCGAGGCTCTGCTGCAGGCCCCAAGCGAGGGGCCGTCGGGGCCGCCAGCGGGCTGCCTGTGCAGCCTGCCCCACGGCGAGAGCTCGCTCAGCCGCCTGCTGAGGGCCCTGTTGGCCGCCCGCGCCAGCCTCGAGCTCTGCCTTTTTGCCTTCTCCAGCCCGCAATTGGGGCGCGCGGTGCAGCTGCTTCACCAGCGCGGGGTGCGCGTCCGGGTCATCACCGACTGCGACTACATGGCCCTCAACGGTTCGCAGATCGGCCTGCTCCGCAAGGCAGGTAGGCCGCGCCAGAGAGGCCGGGAGTCCCGGCTTGGGACTCAGGTCCGTGGAGAACCTCTGGGGAGGGTCATCAGGCCCCCAGCCT includes:
- the PLD6 gene encoding mitochondrial cardiolipin hydrolase, with translation MERLRWRVAAVATLGLALALEALPSVLHWLRAWRRRGWRSSLRREVLFFPSQVTCTEALLQAPSEGPSGPPAGCLCSLPHGESSLSRLLRALLAARASLELCLFAFSSPQLGRAVQLLHQRGVRVRVITDCDYMALNGSQIGLLRKAGIQVRHDQDLGYMHHKFAIVDKKVLITGSLNWTTQAIQNNRENVLIMEDEEYVRLFLEEFERIWEEFNPTKYTFFPQKKRNH